The following coding sequences lie in one Hippopotamus amphibius kiboko isolate mHipAmp2 chromosome 17, mHipAmp2.hap2, whole genome shotgun sequence genomic window:
- the TVP23C gene encoding Golgi apparatus membrane protein TVP23 homolog C isoform X2: MLQQDSNDDTEDVSLFDAEEETASRPKKSKIRHPVASFFHLFFRVSAIIVYLLCELFSSSFIACMVTIILLLSCDFWAVKNVTGRLMVGLRWWNHIDEDGKSHWVFESRKASPQDSKSVSEAESRIFWLGLVACPVLWVIFAFSALFSFRVKWLAVVIMGVVLQGANLYGYIRCKVGSRKNFTSMATSYLGKQFLRQGAGDDQTS, encoded by the exons ATGTTGCAGCAG GACAGTAATGATGACACTGAGGATGTTTCACTGTTTGATGCGGAGGAGGAGACAGCTAGTAGACCGAAAAAATCCAAAATCCG ACACCCAGTGGCATCATTTTTCCACTTATTCTTTCGAGTCAGTGCAATTATAGTCTATCTTCTCTGTGAGTTGTTCAGCAGCAGCTTTATTGCCTGTATGGTGACCATCATCTTGTTGCTGTCATGTGACTTTTGGGCAGTCAAG AATGTCACAGGTAGACTAATGGTTGGCCTGCGCTGGTGGAATCACATTGATGAAGATGGAAAAAGCCATTGGGTGTTTGAGTCCAGGAAG GCCTCCCCTCAAGACAGTAAGAGCGTGTCGGAGGCTGAGTCAAGAATCTTCTGGTTGGGGCTCGTTGCCTGCCCGGTGCTCTGGGTGATATTTGCCTTCAGTGCCCTCTTCTCCTTCAGGGTGAAGTGGCTG GCGGTGGTTATCATGGGTGTGGTGCTGCAGGGGGCCAACCTGTATGGCTACATCAGGTGCAAGGTGGGCAGCAGGAAGAACTTCACCAGCATGGCCACATCGTACCTTGGAAAGCAGTTTTTAAGACAA GGCGCCGGAGACGATCAGACCTCCTGA
- the TVP23C gene encoding Golgi apparatus membrane protein TVP23 homolog C isoform X1 has protein sequence MLQQDSNDDTEDVSLFDAEEETASRPKKSKIRHPVASFFHLFFRVSAIIVYLLCELFSSSFIACMVTIILLLSCDFWAVKNVTGRLMVGLRWWNHIDEDGKSHWVFESRKASPQDSKSVSEAESRIFWLGLVACPVLWVIFAFSALFSFRVKWLAVVIMGVVLQGANLYGYIRCKVGSRKNFTSMATSYLGKQFLRQDFQCPGEVEPGA, from the exons ATGTTGCAGCAG GACAGTAATGATGACACTGAGGATGTTTCACTGTTTGATGCGGAGGAGGAGACAGCTAGTAGACCGAAAAAATCCAAAATCCG ACACCCAGTGGCATCATTTTTCCACTTATTCTTTCGAGTCAGTGCAATTATAGTCTATCTTCTCTGTGAGTTGTTCAGCAGCAGCTTTATTGCCTGTATGGTGACCATCATCTTGTTGCTGTCATGTGACTTTTGGGCAGTCAAG AATGTCACAGGTAGACTAATGGTTGGCCTGCGCTGGTGGAATCACATTGATGAAGATGGAAAAAGCCATTGGGTGTTTGAGTCCAGGAAG GCCTCCCCTCAAGACAGTAAGAGCGTGTCGGAGGCTGAGTCAAGAATCTTCTGGTTGGGGCTCGTTGCCTGCCCGGTGCTCTGGGTGATATTTGCCTTCAGTGCCCTCTTCTCCTTCAGGGTGAAGTGGCTG GCGGTGGTTATCATGGGTGTGGTGCTGCAGGGGGCCAACCTGTATGGCTACATCAGGTGCAAGGTGGGCAGCAGGAAGAACTTCACCAGCATGGCCACATCGTACCTTGGAAAGCAGTTTTTAAGACAA GACTTTCAGTGCCCAGGTGAAGTTGAGCCTGGAGCCTGA
- the TVP23C gene encoding Golgi apparatus membrane protein TVP23 homolog C isoform X3, translated as MVTIILLLSCDFWAVKNVTGRLMVGLRWWNHIDEDGKSHWVFESRKASPQDSKSVSEAESRIFWLGLVACPVLWVIFAFSALFSFRVKWLAVVIMGVVLQGANLYGYIRCKVGSRKNFTSMATSYLGKQFLRQDFQCPGEVEPGA; from the exons ATGGTGACCATCATCTTGTTGCTGTCATGTGACTTTTGGGCAGTCAAG AATGTCACAGGTAGACTAATGGTTGGCCTGCGCTGGTGGAATCACATTGATGAAGATGGAAAAAGCCATTGGGTGTTTGAGTCCAGGAAG GCCTCCCCTCAAGACAGTAAGAGCGTGTCGGAGGCTGAGTCAAGAATCTTCTGGTTGGGGCTCGTTGCCTGCCCGGTGCTCTGGGTGATATTTGCCTTCAGTGCCCTCTTCTCCTTCAGGGTGAAGTGGCTG GCGGTGGTTATCATGGGTGTGGTGCTGCAGGGGGCCAACCTGTATGGCTACATCAGGTGCAAGGTGGGCAGCAGGAAGAACTTCACCAGCATGGCCACATCGTACCTTGGAAAGCAGTTTTTAAGACAA GACTTTCAGTGCCCAGGTGAAGTTGAGCCTGGAGCCTGA